The following are encoded together in the Lactuca sativa cultivar Salinas chromosome 1, Lsat_Salinas_v11, whole genome shotgun sequence genome:
- the LOC111909956 gene encoding receptor-like protein kinase HERK 1: MSSSSSYEDFAHLKIPFKEIVSATNNFSDANLIEESALMGKAYKGKLMRSNQQIDIVAQRFDHEHRDRVTEFLKEILKLKHKNLVSMFGFCDEVGMIIIYHEAKGSLDTFLRNPELTWMKRLQICVGVAYALSYIYCDNPRDFSVIRCDIGSSKILLDDNWEPKLSGFELSQKQTAAQRNESLMSSFGKVLIEVLCGNMDVGNASFGALFISKYEETRLDGMIDQGLWKQMDPQSFRIFSEIAYYCLKEKPSQCPNIGVVVMELEKTVESQWRHERALISHVSVEGTTSKNLEVINFFSFYR; this comes from the exons ATGTCTTCTTCATCTTCCTACGAAGACTTTGCTCACTTAAAAATCCCATTTAAAGAGATAGTATCCGCCACCAACAACTTTTCTGATGCAAATCTTATTGAAGAAAGTGCATTAATGGGAAAGGCTTACAAAGGAAAGCTCATGCGGTCCAACCAACAAATTGATATTGTAGCACAGAGGTTTGATCATGAGCATAGGGACAGAGTTACTGAGTTCCTGAAGGAGATTTTAAAACTCAAGCATAAAAATCTTGTCTCTATGTTTGGGTTTTGTGATGAAGTTGGCATGATCATCATATACCATGAGGCAAAGGGAAGTCTCGACACATTTCTACGAAACCCGGAGCTAACATGGATGAAAAGATTGCAGATCTGTGTTGGTGTTGCGTACGCCTTGAGTTACATTTATTGTGATAATCCACGCGATTTTAGCGTCATACGTTGTGATATCGGGAGTTCAAAGATTTTGTTAGATGACAACTGGGAACCAAAACTATCTGGTTTTGAACTTTCCCAGAAGCAGACAGCAGCTCAAAGGAatgaaagcttaatgagttcgtTTGGCAAAGTATTAATTGAAGTACTATGCGGAAACATGGATGTGGGTAACGCGTCATTTGGTGCATTGTTCATATCCAAATATGAAGAGACAAGACTAGATGGTATGATTGATCAGGGTCTATGGAAACAAATGGATCCACAATCGTTTCGAATCTTCTCAGAAATAGCATACTACTGCTTGAAGGAAAAGCCATCACAATGCCCAAACATAGGGGTGGTTGTCATGGAACTTGAGAAAACGGTGGAATCTCAATGGAGACATGAACGTGCT TTGATATCACATGTTTCCGTTGAAGGCACAACTTCCAAGAACCTGGAGGTAATTAATTTCTTTTCGTTTTATAGGTAA